From the genome of Metarhizium brunneum chromosome 4, complete sequence, one region includes:
- the apdG_1 gene encoding Acyl-CoA dehydrogenase apdG, translated as MTPPAKTFTRAEVREHTTEDSLWCIIDSIVYDLSEFVIAHPGGESVLHQVAGQDATTAFYNLHRQEVLTKYADLAIGTIEGEKPQVIVPKPGDLSPVPYAEPLWLVQHFKNPYYNDSHRRLQKALREFTDKYLTPEAQECETTGRSISQEMIDLMSKKGILHMRLGPGKHLHGVELMDGAVKGEEFDYFHDLIVAQEFARTMTRGFQDGNMAGMTIGLTAVLNFGNNEAWKKNIADQVFSGKKKLCLAITEAFAGSDVANIRTTAQKTPDGKHYIVNGTKKWITNGTFCDYFITGVRTDKGLSVVLIERGEGVETKPIKTSYSPTAGTSYVTFDNVKVPVENLLGQENKGIHVILSNFNHERWTMVCGSIRNSRMIVEECLKWANQRLVFGKRLIDQPVIRNKLAKMIALVEANQSWLETITYQMCYMPYKQQAQHLAGPIGLLKMSTTRAAHEIADEAVQIWGGRGLTQTGMGKHIEMFHRTYKFDSILGGAEEILADLGVRQAMKNFPKAML; from the exons atgacgccgccggccaagacATTCACCCGCGCTGAGGTGCGGGAGCACACTACGGAGGATTCACTTTGGTGTATCATCGATAGTATTGTTTATGATCTGTCCGAGTTCGTTATTGCCCACCCTGGAGGCGAGAGTGTCCTGCACCAGGTGGCTGGGCAAGATGCCACGACCGCCTTTTACAACCTGCACCGGCAAGAAGTCCTTACCAAGTACGCTGATCTTGCTATTGGAACGATCGAGGGTGAGAAGCCGCAGGTTATTGTTCCGAAACCCGGCGATCTCAGCCCGGTTCCCTACGCTGAACCCCTGTGGTTGGTCCAGCATTTCAAGAACCCATACTACAACGACTCTCATCGTCGTCTGCAGAAGGCTTTGCGTGAATTCACAGACAAGTATCTGACCCCAGAGGCCCAGGAGTGTGAGACCACAGGACGAAGCATCAGCCAGGAGATGATTGACCTCATGAGCAAGAAGGGAATTCTTCACATGAGACTTGGCCCCGGAAAGCATCTCCATGGCGTCGAACTGATGGACGGGGCTGTCAAGGGAGAGGAATTTGATTACTTTCATGACCTGATTGTTGCCCAGGAGTTCGCCAGAACCATGACCCGTGGCTTTCAGgacggcaacatggcagGTATGACCATTGGCCTGACTGCCGTGCTTAATTTCGGCAATAATGAGGCctggaagaagaatattGCCGACCAAGTCTTTAGTGGCAAGAAAAAGCTCTGCCTGGCTATTACGGAAGCCTTTGCTGGTTCCGATGTGGCCAATATCAGAACAACTGCTCAGAAGACCCCTGATGGCAAGCACTAC ATTGTCaatggtaccaagaaatgGATCACCAACGGTACCTTCTGTGACTACTTCATCACCGGGGTTCGCACAGACAAAGGCCTCAGCGTTGTTCTAATTGAGAGAGGCGAAGGTGTCGAGACCAAGCCCATCAAGACGTCGTACTCTCCCACCGCCGGGACTAGTTACGTAACTTTTGACAACGTCAAAGTCCCCGTCGAGAACCTCCTGGGCCAAGAGAACAAGGGTATCCATGTCATTCTCAGCAACTTCAACCACGAAAGGTGGACCATGGTTT GCGGCTCCATCCGAAACTCCCGCATGATTGTCGAAGAATGCCTCAAGTGGGCTAACCAGCGTCTTGTCTTTGGCAAGCGTCTCATTGACCAACCCGTCATCCGTAACAA GCTCGCCAAGATGATCGCTCTCGTCGAAGCTAACCAGTCATGGCTCGAGACAATCACATACCAAATGTGCTACATGCCTTACAAGCAGCAGGCCCAGCATCTTGCCGGACCAATCGGTCTCCTCAAAATGAGTACCACCCGCGCCGCACACGAAAtcgccgacgaagccgtCCAGATCTGGGGAGGCCGTGGACTGACACAGACTGGCATGGGTAAACATATCGAAATGTTCCATAGAACCTATAAATTCGACTCGATTCTCGGAGGAGCCGAAGAAATATTAGCGGATTTGGGTGTCAGACAGGCCATGAAGAACTTCCCCAAGGCTATGTTGTAA
- the byr3_1 gene encoding Cellular nucleic acid-binding, giving the protein MTANFSQANAANTLRYTGGNPGHQARDCPSKGPAKCYNCGGEGHMSRDCSEPMKENKSCYKCGQPGHISRECPLGGAGGAGGAQSTECYKCGEIGHIARNCSKAGGSYGGSFGGGYGGGGAGKTCYSCGGYGHMSRECVNGMKCYNCGESGHYSRDCPKESSGGEKICYKCQQAGHVQSACPN; this is encoded by the exons ATGACGGCAAATTTTTCTCAGGCGAACGCGGCTAACACTTTGAGGTACACAGGTGGCAACCCTGGTCATCAG GCCCGCGACTGCCCTTCCAAAGGCCCTGCTAAGTG CTACAACTGCGGAG GCGAGGGTCACATGA GCCGAGACTGCTCTGAGCCCATGAAGGAGAACAAGTCCTGCTACAAGTGTGGCCAACCTGGTCACATTTCTCGCGAATGTCCTcttggcggtgctggcggcgctggcggtgCCCAGTCCACTGAGTGCTACAAG TGCGGCGAGATCGGCCACATTGCCCGCAATTGCTCCAAGGCTGGCGGTTCTTATGGTGGTTCTTTCGGCGGCGGGtatggcggcggtggtgctggaaAGACCTGCTACTCTTGCGGTGGATATGGCCACATGTCCC GAGAGTGTGTCAACGGCAtgaaatgctacaactgcggCGAGTCTGGCCACTACTCTCGTGACTGCCCGAAGGAATCGTCCGGCGGCGAGAAGATCTGCTACAAGTGCCAGCAGGCCGGACACGTCCAGTCTGCCTGTCCCAACTAA
- the icdA gene encoding Isocitrate dehydrogenase, with protein sequence MNSAARLLSSHLPLRRAPIASVRASSSRFAPSFGAVRTFSVSARNMAAARKIKVKNPVVELDGDEMTRIIWQTIKDKFIYPYLDIDLKYYDLGLEYRDKTNDQVTVDAAEAIKKYSVGVKCATITPDEARVEEFKLKQMWLSPNGTIRNALGGTVFREPIVIPRIPRLVPGWEKPIIIGRHAFGDQYRAKDIVAPGPGKLSMVYTPEGGEPQEVEVYQFKNGGGVAQAQYNTDESITGFAHASFKLALDKGLPLYMSTKNTILKKYDGRFKDIFQELYDTQYKKDFEAKKIWYEHRLIDDMVAQMIKSKGGYIMALKNYDGDVQSDIVAQGFGSLGLMTSVLITPDGKTFESEAAHGTVTRHYREHQKGKETSTNPIASIFAWTRGLIQRGKLDNTPELVAFAESLEQACIDTVDKDGVMTKDLALACGKNERSDYVTTNEYLNAVERRMKTILKEKL encoded by the exons ATGAATTCCGCCGCTAGACTCCTCTCCTCACACCTTCCCCTTCGCCGTGCGCCCATTGCCTCAGTTCGCGCTTCCTCGTCTCGATTTGCACCTTCTTTCGGCGCCGTCCGCACCTTCTCAGTCTCAGCACGCAACATGGCTGCCGCACGCAAGATTAAGGTTAAGAATCCGGTCGTGGAACTCGACGGCGATGAGATGACCCGCATTATCTGGCAGACTATCAAGGACAAGTTCATCTATCCTTACCTTGATATCGATCTGAAGTACTACGATCTGGGTCTCGAATACCGCGATAAGACCAACGACCAGGTCACTGTTGATGCTGCCGAGGCTATTAAGAAGTACTCCGTCGGTGTCAAGTGCGCTACCATTACACCTGATGAGGCTCGTGTTGAAGAATTCAAGCTGAAGCAAA TGTGGCTGTCACCAAACGGCACAATTCGAAATGCTCTGGGCGGCACTGTCTTCCGTGAGCCCATCGTCATCCCTCGTATCCCGCGTCTGGTCCCCGGTTGGGAAAAGCCCATTATCATTGGTCGCCATGCCTTTGGTGACCAATACCGCGCCAAGGACATCGTTGCCCCCGGACCAGGCAAGCTGTCCATGGTTTACACCCCTGAAGGTGGCGAGCCTCAAGAGGTCGAGGTCTACCAGTTCAAGAACGGTGGTGGCGTTGCCCAAGCGCAGTACAACACTGACGAGTCCATTACTGGCTTTGCTCATGCCTCCTTCAAGCTTGCTCTTGACAAGGGCCTGCCCCTCTACATGAGTACCAAGAATACCATCCTTAAGAAGTACGATGGTCGCTTCAAGGACATCTTCCAGGAGCTCTACGATACCCAATACAAGAAGGATTttgaggccaagaagatctGGTACGAGCACCGTCTCATTGATGACATGGTTGCCCAGATGATTAAGAGCAAGGGCGGCTACATCATGGCTCTCAAGA ATTACGACGGTGATGTCCAGTCTGACATTGTCGCTCAGGGCTTCGGTTCCCTTGGCCTCATGACCTCGGTCCTCATCACccccgacggcaagacgTTCGAGTCCGAGGCCGCCCACGGCACCGTTACCCGCCACTACCGTGAGCACCAGAAGGGCAAGGAGACCTCTACCAACCCCATTGCCTCCATCTTCGCCTGGACCCGCGGTCTCATTCAGCGTGGCAAGCTCGACAACACGCCCGAGCTTGTGGCCTTTGCCGAGAGCCTTGAGCAGGCTTGCATCGACACCGTCGATAAGGATGGCGTCATGACCAAGGATTTGGCCCTGGCCTGCGGCAAGAACGAGCGCTCCGACTACGTCACGACCAACGAGTACCTGAATGCCGTTGAGCGCCGCATGAAGACCATCCTCAAGGAGAAGTTGTAA
- the sly1 gene encoding Protein sly1, with protein sequence MASKSSSLRDRQIASLKKILNLNETVESNEATEHASALHAPVAPILDADGNPIWKVLVFDDLGRDVISSVMRVSDLRSMGITMHMHIGASRHPIPDVPVIYLVEPNSQNIQGITSDLQKGLYSPAYINFLSSLPRVLLEDFATQTATAGTSEKIAQLFDQYLNFIVAEPDLFSLGMQNAHTYWALNSAKTSDEELEAVVDKVVGGLFSVVVTMGAIPIIRCPKGAAAEMVAARLDRKLRDHILNSKDNLFSSTRPAVAGTPSSRPVLILLDRNVDLTPMLSHSWTYQSLVHDVLNMKLNRITIEAPVDESNPSKGTTKKGYDLGANDFFWAKNAGVPFPQVAEDIDAELTKYKEDTAAITRKTGVSDLEDLQNDTSASAQHLKAAITLLPEMRERKGILDMHMNILAALLSGIKERQLDNYFQLEETIMKQTKAQILEIINDDNKGKEPADKLRLFIIWFLSMEQEVSRADFQSLCKALETAGADISCLPYVRQVRATTKMTQLTTIDNSNQQAPSSDLFGRFSSISTRLADRLKETGVPSGLSSNFESLISGVKNFLPADRDLTVTKIVESIMDPSSAASSAMAKTENYLYFDPRSANARGTMPPPSAVRSGAAANAPGGMPGAGGQGQSATFGQRRQGFTEAVVFTVGGGSIDEYGNLQEWVTRTKDRGKKRVVYGSTELLNAAAFIKDELERLGHEVAS encoded by the exons ATGGCTTCCAAAAGCAGTTCATTACGAGATCGTCAAATAG CGTCACTCAAGAAAATCCTCAACCTTAACGAAACGGTCGAATCAAACGAGGCAACTGAACATGCCAGCGCCCTTCATGCGCCTGTTGCTCCCATACTCGACGCTGATGGTAATCCTATATGGAAGGTGCTTGTCTTTGATGATCTCGGCCGAGATGTCATTAGTAGTGTCATGCGTGTGAGCGATTTGCGGTCTATGGGCATTACCATGCACAT GCACATTGGAGCTTCACGACACCCCATTCCCGATGTCCCCGTTATCTATCTCGTCGAACCGAACTCTCAGAATATTCAAGGCATTACAAGTGATCTCCAAAAGGGACTCTACTCCCCCGCCTACATCAATTTCCTATCCTCACTGCCTCGAGTGTTGCTGGAGGATTTCGCAACGCAAACAGCAACGGCTGGCACATCCGAAAAGATTGCCCAGTTGTTTGATCAGTATCTTAACTTCATAGTCGCGGAGCCAGACCTCTTCAGTCTTGGTATGCAAAACGCACACACGTACTGGGCCTTGAACAGCGCAAAGACAAGCGATGAGGAGCTCGAGGCCGTGGTGGACAAGGTCGTGGGCGGACTTTTCAGCGTTGTTGTGACTATGG GTGCTATTCCCATCATCCGATGTCCCAAGGGTGCAGCTGCTGAAATGGTAGCTGCTCGCCTCGATCGCAAGCTTCGAGATCATATTCTTAATTCAAAAGATAACCTATTCTCCAGCACTAGACCAGCCGTCGCCGGTACGCCAAGCTCGCGACCGGTCTTGATTTTGCTTGATCGAAACGTTGACTTGACCCCTATGCTGTCACATTCATGGACTTATCAATCTCTCGTCCACGACGTGCTCAATATGAAGTTAAACAGAATAACCATCGAAGCACCTGTAGACGAGAGCAATCCCTCCAAAGGAACCACAAAGAAGGGCTACGATTTGGGCGCCAATGACTTTTTCTGGGCCAAGAACGCCGGAGTCCCATTCCCTCAGGTTGCAGAAGACATTGACGCCGAATTGACCAAATATAAAGAAGACACCGCAGCTATCACCAGAAAGACTGGGGTTTCAGATTTGGAGGATCTTCAAAACGATACTAGTGCAAGCGCTCAACACCTCAAGGCTGCAATAACGCTGCTTCCTGAGATGAGAGAGCGAAAAGGCATTCTTGACATGCACATGAACATTTTAGCCGCGTTGTTATCTGGCATCAAAGAACGACAGTTGGACAATTATTTCCAGCTTGAAGAAACGATAATGAAACAAACCAAAGCTCAAATACTGGAAATCATCAACGACGATAACAAAGGCAAAGAGCCTGCCGATAAGCTCCGACTGTTCATCATTTGGTTCTTAAGCATGGAACAAGAGGTTAGTCGGGCAGACTTTCAAAGCCTTTGTAAGGCTCTTGAAACGGCTGGGGCAGACATATCCTGTCTCCCCTATGTTCGACA GGTTCGTGCAACCACTAAGATGACCCAACTAACGACGATAGACAACTCCAACCAACAAGCACCGTCGTCTGATCTGTTTGGCCGTTTCTCTTCTATTTCTACCCGCCTTGCGGACAGACTCAAGGAAACTGGAGTTCCTTCCGGGTTGTCCTCCAATTTTGAGTCGCTAATATCAGGCGTCAAGAACTTCCTGCCAGCCGACCGAGATCTCACAGTGACCAAGATTGTCGAATCTATCATGGATCCATCCAGCGCAGCATCATCTGCTATGGCAAAGACGGAAAACTACTTGTACTTTGATCCCCGCTCAGCCAATGCTCGTGGGACTATGCCACCGCCGAGCGCAGTGCGTTCAGGTGCTGCAGCCAACGCGCCGGGTGGCATGCCTGGTGCAGGAGGTCAAGGGCAATCGGCAACATTTGGTCAGCGAAGGCAAGGTTTCACAGAGGCAGTGGTATTCACCGTAGGAGGTGGCAGCATTGACGAGTACGGCAATTTGCAGGAATGGGTAACGCGAACCAAGGACCGGGGCAAGAAGCGGGTTGTGTATGGCAGCACGGAATTGCTGAATGCCGCTGCATTTATCAAggatgagttggagaggCTGGGCCATGAAGTTGCGTCATAA
- the tsn1 gene encoding Translin-1 has product MSTQSSLLDPSIFSYLESKIEEETEVRDALTQIVQKLERSVASAQALLSRVHSTPRARYPALVEQVENAVKDEVAIVKELNEVASKHPYYKYNSKWARTVQNAIGTTLYCAWLGGFPSDSQPPELGRLLTLEDVGSIFSVPTNLKDRDAFHFTIEEYLLSLTDLTPELARLATNAVTLGDFQLPMTISAFIKDVFAGFQLLNLKNDILRKRADAVKYDVKRVEDVVYDLSLRGLVARTGGDTEMKTDE; this is encoded by the exons ATGTCCACCCAATCAAGCCTCCTCGACCCATCCATCTTCAGCTATCTCGAATCCAAGatcgaagaagaaaccgAGGTCCGAGACGCCCTCACGCAAATCGTGCAAAAACTCGAACGAAGCGTCGCCTCCGCCCAGGCTCTCCTCTCTCGAGTCCACTCGACTCCTCGTGCCCGCT ACCCAGCCTTAGTCGAGCAGGTAGAAaatgccgtcaaggacgaagtcgccatcgtcaaggAGTTGAACGAGGTTGCCTCCAAGCACCCCTACTACAA GTACAATTCCAAATGGGCACGAACCGTGCAAAACGCCATTGGGACGACGCTGTACTGCGCATGGCTAGGCGGTTTCCCGTCAGACTCGCAACCCCCCGAGCTCGGCCGCCTCCTCACGCTCGAGGACGTCGGCTCCATCTTCTCAG TGCCGACAAATCTCAAGGACCGCGATGCGTTCCACTTCACTATAGAAGAGTATCTTCTCTCCCTCACCGACCTCACGCCCGAACTAGCCCGTTTGGCCACCAATGCCGTCACCCTGGGCGATTTCCAGCTGCCCATGACCATTAGTGCCTTTATCAAGGATGTCTTTGCCGGGTTTCAGCTGCTTAATCTAAAAAATGACATTTTGCGCAAGCGCGCAGACGCCGTCAAGTATGATGTAAAGAGGGTGGAAGACGTAGTGTATGATTTGAGCCTGAGGGGGCTGGTTGCGAGGACCGGGGGCGATACTGAGATGAAGACGGATGAATGA
- the sed3_0 gene encoding Tripeptidyl-peptidase sed3 gives MSILSLLCVLGSIFLVVSADLVVVEHLDQPPDGWTKLGAANASQLIRLSIALESQGHDVFERTLQEVSDPTHPRYGQYLSRDEAVALVRPRPRSVAVVREWLLSENVTQGQVQERGLFVDAVMTIGTAENLLSTTYGLFQHGKQRAIGALAYSVPAEVRPHITSIQPTTFFESGNLFKKSPRMSGVGIATARRRNPGVRARSTGLQDCENYNTPECLRGLYKMSNDYTKPHRSSLLGVAGFHGQAAQYDELEKYLDTYAPYAKGANFSVELINNGTNPQGEYPGFEANMDIQIAVSMAFRVPVRFYSTGGEGHEFIPDLDVYDPEKQHLEPWLQFASYLLDLPDRDLPQVMSISYGGNEQAVPKPYARRICQMFGLLTLRGVSIILASGDQGPGVSCQSNDGTNSTKFLPAFPSGCPYLTVVGATERNAPERAINFSSGGFSEYWPRPAWQEAAVSRYLDAHGDKWKGYYNRAGRGFPDVSAQGIGYPFFNHGGNASGGGTSASAPLFASMIAVINDSRMKRGKPPLGFLNPWLYLGASRAFTDITHGRSDGCKGTSFSGAKAPVIPGAGWDAVEGWDPVTGLGTPLFDELQELAMG, from the exons ATGTCTATTCTCAGCCTTCTTTGCGTCCTGGGTAGCATCTTCTTGGTCGTCAGTGCAGACTTGGTCGTCGTGGAACACTTGGACCAGCCGCCTGATGGATGGACCAAGCTGGGAGCTGCCAACGCCAGTCAACTCATCCGGCTCTCCATCGCGTTAGAGTCTCAGGGCCACGACGTGTTTGAGAGAACGCTGCAAGAAGTCTCAGATCCCACGCACCCACGGTATGGGCAGTATCTGTCTCGTGACGAAGCAGTTGCTTTAGTACGGCCCCGGCCGCGCTCCGTTGCCGTTGTGCGCGAGTGGCTGTTGTCGGAAAACGTCACGCAAGGTCAGGTTCAGGAGCGCGGGCTCTTTGTGGACGCCGTCATGACCATTGGCACTGCTGAGAATCTCCTGTCTACCACGTACGGCTTGTTCCAACACGGCAAGCAAAGGGCCATCGGGGCCCTGGCATACTCTGTGCCGGCAGAAGTGCGGCCGCACATCACATCTATCCAGCCTACGACATTCTTTGAGTCTGGAAACTTGTTCAAGAAATCTCCACGGATGTCGGGAGTAGGGATCGCGACGGCTCGCAGACGCAACCCAGGCGTACGAGCAAGGTCGACGGGGCTGCAAGACTGCGAGAATTACAACACGCCCGAATGTCTTCGCGGGCTGTATAAGATGAGCAATGACTACACAAAGCCACACAGGTCATCACTGTTGGGAGTGGCTGGATTCCATGGA CAAGCAGCGCAGTAtgacgagctggagaagtACTTGGACACATATGCCCCGTACGCCAAGGGGGCCAACTTTTCCGTCGAGCTCATCAACAACGGTACCAATCCCCAGGGCGAGTATCCCGGGTTCGAGGCCAACATGGACATTCAAATCGCCGTTTCAATGGCGTTCAGGGTGCCGGTCCGGTTCTACTCCACGGGGGGAGAGGGCCACGAATTCATCCCCGACCTGGA CGTTTACGACCCCGAGAAGCAACACCTCGAGCCGTGGCTACAGTTTGCCAGCTACTTGCTGGACCTGCCCGACCGCGACTTGCCACAAGTCATGTCCATCTCATACGGCGGCAACGAACAGGCGGTCCCCAAGCCGTACGCGCGCAGAATCTGCCAAATGTTCGGACTCCTCACGCTCCGCGGCGTGTCCATCATCCTGGCGTCGGGGGACCAGGGACCAGGCGTGTCCTGCCAGTCCAACGACGGCACCAACTCGACCAAGTTTCTGCCAGCGTTCCCGTCAGGATGCCCCTACCTGACGGTGGTTGGTGCGACGGAGCGAAACGCCCCTGAGAGAGCGATAAACTTTTCGTCCGGGGGGTTCTCGGAGTACTGGCCCAGACCAGCGTGGCAGGAGGCAGCGGTGTCGCGGTATCTCGACGCGCACGGAGACAAGTGGAAGGGGTATTACAACCGGGCTGGCCGTGGCTTTCCGGATGTATCTGCTCAGGGGATCGGATACCCCTTTTTCAACCACGGCGGAAACGCGAGCGGGGGAGGCACCAG TGCGTCGGCGCCATTGTTCGCCTCCATGATTGCCGTCATCAATGATAGTCGTATGAAGAGGGGCAAGCCGCCGCTGGGATTTCTGAATCCCTGGCTGTATCTAGGTGCCAGCCGCGCATTCACAGA TATTACCCACGGCAGATCGGATGGCTGCAAGGGCACAAGCTTCAGCGGCGCAAAGGCACCAGTCATTCCTGGAGCAGGGTGGGATGCGGTAGAGGGATGGGATCCGGTTACCGGGCTGGGTACGCCATTGTTTGACGAGCTGCAAGAGTTGGCGATGGGATAG
- the THR1 gene encoding Homoserine kinase produces MESFVIKTPCSSANIGPGFDVIGLALTVYLELHVTIDRSKTSTEEPLNCRITYEGQGEGTEDISLDPQSNLITRVALYVLRCHDQRAFPVETHVHIKNPIPLGRGLGSSGAAVVAGVMLGKEAGGLKNLDLDRLFDYCLMIERHPDNVGAALFGGFVGTYLMPLNPEDAARIEIPLSEVLPSPAGGVDTGKKPPSPPVGIGHHIKFPWAKEIKAVAIIPDFIVPTASARAVLPEKYPRQDVTFNLQRIALLPVALGQSPPDPELIHLAMQDKIHQPYRQTLIPGLTEVVESMSPKTQPGFLGVCLSGAGPTILALATSNFEEIANKIIATLRQYNEKKDLACEWKILEPAEGTHVVR; encoded by the exons ATGGAGTCGTTCGTCATCAAGACCCCTTGCTCGAGCGCCAACATCGGGCCCGGCTTCGATGTCATCGGTCTTGCCCTCACCGTCTACCTCgagctccatgtcaccatTGACCGATCCAAGACGTCGACCGAGGAGCCGCTCAATTGCAGAATAACCTACGAGGGCCAGGGCGAGGGCACCGAGGACATCAGTCTCGACCCGCAGAGCAACCTGATCACCCGTGTCGCGCTGTACGTGCTGAGATGCCATGACCAGCGCGCGTTCCCGGTTGAGACGCATGTGCACATTAAGAACCCCATCCCCTTGGGCCGGGGGTTAGGAAGCTCGGGAGCTGCTGTAGTTGCTGGTGTGATGTTGGGAAAGGAGGCGGGTGGGCTGAAGAATCTGGATCTGGACCGACTTTTCGACTATTGTTTAATGATTG AAAGACATCCAGACAATGTGGGCGCCGCCTTGTTTGGCGGCTTCGTCGGTACCTACCTGATGCCATTGAACCCCGAAGACGCTGCGAGAATAGAAATTCCTCTTTCCGAAGTCCTTCCTTCGCcagctggcggcgttgatACGGGAAAGAAGCCTCCCTCGCCGCCAGTCGGCATCGGCCACCACATCAAGTTCCCCTGGGCCAAGGAGATCAAGGCGGTCGCCATCATTCCCGACTTTATCGTGCCCACGGCATCGGCGAGAGCTGTTCTTCCGGAAAAGTATCCACGCCAGGATGTG ACATTCAACCTCCAACGAATTGCCCTTCTCCCCGTCGCCCTGGGCCAGTCGCCGCCGGATCCCGAACTCATCCATCTCGCCATGCAGGACAAGATCCACCAGCCCTACCGCCAGACCCTTATCCCGGGTCTCACAGAAGTCGTCGAATCAATGTCTCCCAAGACCCAGCCTGGCTTTCTGGGCGTGTGCCTCTCTGGTGCGGGTCCTACGATTCTGGCGCTCGCAACAAGCAACTTTGAGGAGATTGCAAATAAGATCATCGCCACGCTGAGGCAATACAACGAGAAGAAGGATTTAGCCTGCGAATGGAAGATTTTGGAACCTGCCGAGGGTACGCATGTAGTTCGATAG